Part of the Methanobrevibacter arboriphilus JCM 13429 = DSM 1125 genome is shown below.
CATATATAATCCTAATTAAAAATATTTTATAAATATAGAATAAATATAATAGATATATAATAAAAAATATTATATAGCCTAAAGAGGGAATATTTATGGATAGAAATAAGCTGTTAGGAAAAACAAAAAAAATAAAAGAAGATCTTGATGTTAAAATTGATTATGAAATCCAAAACACCGTGGAAGCAAGTAATCAAAAAATAGCTATATTTAAGAGAATACCTAATGAAAATTTCTTTTATCCATACAATAAAACAGCAATAAAATATTGTATAGATACAGTTAGTTCTAATATTAGTAAACTAGATGAAAATATCAATTATCGGTTACTTGAAAGTCAAGAAAAACATGATATACTGAATCAATATAATCTATTATTAAACTTATTTAATGATATTAAAATTAAAAAAAATGGTAAAATTAAAATAACACAAGATATAATGATTTTTGAATATTCTCATGGTAATTTAATCCCTTTAAATAAAAATTCCTCTATTAATTTCTTAAATATCTATCAATTAATCTCTAATACTCCTAAAATTAACAAAAACTTATGGGAAAAGTTAAAAATTAAATTATAACTGTTTTTTAATTGTTTTTTATTATACATTTATCGTATATAGCTTGAAAATCCTGAAAATCTTGAAATTAATAATATTATTTAATTAAATAATTATCATAATAAAAAAATTATCATAATAAAAAAATAATATCAAATAATAAAATTTACCTTAATAGTAATAATTAAATCAATGTTCTTAATTTTTAATATTTTTTTCAAAATTTTTAATAAAATTAATCTAAAAAGTAATACTAATTAAATAATACTATTTATATTTTTAGTAATAATCAAAAAAATCAATAAAATACTGTTATTGAAAAAAAGTATTAAAATTATTAAAAATAGTAATAAATAATACTAAAATTTTTTATTAAAAAAAAGTATTAAATTTTATCTAAAAAGTATTAAATTTTATCTAAAAAGTATTAATTTTTATATAAATTTTTATAATAAAATAAATAATAAAAATAATAAATTAAATAATAATTTTATAATAAAATATAGATAAGTATTATTAAATAAATTTTTTAAAGTTTAAATTCATATAAATTGTATTAAATCGATAAAAAATATTGTAAAATTAATAAAAATAAGTAAAAAATGAATAAAACTCATTAGAATAAATTTAAACCATTAAAACATAATTTAAATATTATTCAATGTATTTAAACTTCATTTCAAGTAAAACAATTAAAGCAAATCCTAAAATTATCAAAACAGCACAAATTAATAGTTCAAAAAGAGAACCTCCAATATTAGCTGTTATTTGATCAAATGGAATTCTAAGTGTTCCAACCATAACTCCAATTAAAAGTGCAAGAGTTATCTCTTCATGATGCTGTAATAAATAATCTAATACCTTTGAAAACCCCAATATCCCTATCAATGCACCTGCACAAAATGTAACAATCTCAACAATATTAAATGTATTTAAAGCATTTAACATATAATGATATTGACCTAAAAGTAAAAGAATAAAAGCTCCTGAAATACCTGGAAGTATCATAGCACATATAGCTATCATACCTGAAAAAAATAATATAGGTAAAGAATGATTAGCTGCTATTGGGTTTAATCCAACAAAGATAAATGATAGTAAAAACCCTATCACAGAAATAATGATTATTTTAGGTGAAAAATGTACCACTCTTGTGTACAAAACATAAGAAGAAGCAAGAATCAAACCTAAAAAGAATGCAAATGTAAATTCAGGATAATAATCTAATAAAAATCCAATTACCTTGGATAATGTTAACATAGCAATAGCTATGCCAAGTAAAAGAGGTATGAATAATTCATAATCAATTTCTTCTTTGCAGAGTCGTATGAACTCTGAAAAATCTAATTTTAAAAGAGGTTTTATAAAAGAAAACCTCAATTTTCCAATTGCATGAACAAGTCTTTCATATATTCCTGTAATTAATGCTATAGTTCCGCCAGAAACCCCAGGAATAATATCAGCTGATCCCATGAATAATCCACGGAGAAATATAAGTAAAGGTTCTAAAATTTTGCTTGATACCATAATAACATCCTTAACCATAAATAAAATTAAAAAATAATAATTAAAAATTAATATAATTTTTATATTTCTTACTAAATTATTTAATAATTTAATATAAACCAAAAATTAATATATATCTAATATATATTAAATATCTTGATAATAATCATATTAATGAAAAATATTAACATTCTAATTAAAATCTATTTTTATTATTCTAATAAGAATTTATATATATTTTTAGTATTTATAATTATTTATTTCAATCTGAATACTGATTCAAGAACTATAGGAAAAAATAAGAAAAAAATAAGAAAAGAATAAGAAAATATTGAATATAAAAAATATGGAATATAATATGAAAAATAAAAAAATAAAAAATAAAAATATGAAAATAAAAAATGTGAAATATGAAAAATATTGAATATATACTATTTTCCACAATTTTCTTTAACTAATTCTTTAGCTAAAGGAGTTATATTATCTTTTAAAATCTCTTTTAAGAAATCTCCAGTATAAGTTCCTGATTTAGCTATTTCTTCAGGAGTTCCAGTCGCTACGATTTCACCGCCACCGTCCCCACCTTCTGGACCTAAATCAATAATATGGTCAGCAGTTTTAATTACATCAAGGTTATGCTCAATAACAACAACTGAATTGCCAGAATCAGTTAATCTTCCAAGAACATCAAGTAATTTTTTAATATCTGCAAAATGAAGACCAGTAGTTGGTTCATCAAGAATATACAATGTTTTTCCAGTACTTTGTTTAGATAGTTCTTTTGCAAGTTTAATTCTTTGAGCTTCACCACCAGATAAAGTTGTAGCTGCTTGTCCAATTTTTATATATCCTAAACCTACATCATATAAAGTTTGAAGCTTCTTTTTTATTTTGGGAATATTTTCAAAGAATTCAAGAGCTTCTTCTACTGTCATTTCAAGAACTTCATAAATATTTTTACCTTTATATCTTATATCAAGAGTCTCATCATTATATCTCTTTCCTTTACAAACTTCACAAGGAACATAAACATCTGCTAAAAAGTGCATTTCAATCTGAATAATTCCATCACCAGAACAAGCTTCACAACGGCCACCTTTAACATTAAAACTAAACCTTCCAGGTTTATATCCTCTAGCTTTAGCCTCAGGAGTTTCTGCAAATAATTCCCTTATATAAGTAAAAAGTCCAGTGTAAGTTGCAGGATTAGATCTAGGAGTTCTTCCAATAGGTGTTTGATCGATGATAATTATTTTATCAATGTTTTCAGCACCATCAATACTATCATATTTTCCAGCAAAAGTCTGTTTCCTATTAATAACACCATTCAACCCTTTATAAAGAACTTGATTTATCAAAGAACTTTTACCAGAACCAGAAACACCAGTAACACAAGTAAATAATCCTAAAGGAATATCAACATCTAAATTTTTAAGATTATTTTCTTTAGCACCTTTTATTGAAATAAATTTACCATTTCCTATCCTTCTAGTACTATTAATTGGAATTATCTCTTTTCTAGATAAGTATTTACCAGTGATAGAATCTGGAGAATCCATTATCTCACTTGGGGTACCTTGAGCAACGATTTTACCACCATGTTCTCCAGCACCAGGACCTATATCTACAACATGATCTGCAGAGAGAATTGTTTCTTCATCATGCTCAACTACAACTAAAGTGTTACCAATACTCTTAAGTCTATTTAATGTTTCAATTAGCTTAACATTATCTCTTTGATGAAGACCAATACTTGGCTCATCTAAAATATATAATACTCCTACTAAACCAGACCCAATTTGAGTTGCTAATCTAATCCTTTGAGCTTCACCACCAGATAAAGTTCCAGAAGATCTTTCCATAGTTATATAATCAAGCCCAACATCAACTAAAAACTTTAATCGTTCTTTAATCTCTTTTAAAACTTCTTTAGCAATAAACAATTCTCTTTCATTAAGTTCAATACTATTGAAAAAATCATAACAATCTTTAATAGGCATTGATACAACATCATAAATTGATTTATCAGCAACTGTTACTGATAAAGCTTCAGGACGAAGCCTTTTTCCATCACAAACATGACAATTATGATCACTCATGAATTTAGAAATATAAGAACGAGAATAATTGGATTTTGTTTCTAAATAATGTCTTTCCATTCTATTAATTACACCTTCAAATTTCCTATTCACCCTATATGATTTGTTTCTACGTTTAAAATTAAAACCAATCTTTTCATTGGTTCCATAAAGAATTGCATTTTGTTCCTCTTTTTTCAAATCTTTAAAAGGTGTATCCATTGAAAAACCTAAATGTTCAGCTACTGCAGATAACATTTGATGATAATAATTATCCTTATTACCTTTTGATCTACTCCATGGAACAACAGCTCCTTCATTTAAAGATAGTTTTGGATTTGAAACTATTAAATCAGGATCCATTTCCATTTTACTTCCAATACCATTACATTCTGGACATGCACCTTGAGGACTATTAAAAGAAAACATTCTTGGAGTTAACTCCTCAAAGTTTATTCCACAATCAACACATGCAAAGTGTTCAGAATATACATTTTCATATTCCTTATTTTCAGAATTTACTTCTTTATCAAAAAGTATATTTACAATACCCTCACCAAATTCAAGAGCAGTTTCTATAGAATCAGCTAATCTCCTTTGAAATTCAATATCTTCTCTAAGTACAAGCCTATCAACTACTACTTCAATTGTATGTTTGGTATTTTTATTTAATTTAATATCATCTTCAAGATTTTTTATATCTCCATCAACTCTAACTCTTACAAATCCTTTATTCCTAAGGTTTTCAAAAACTTTTTTATGTTCTCCTTTTCTACTTTTAATAATAGGCCCTAAGACTTGAATCTTAACTTTGGGACTATCATATCCCTCTTCAGTGATATTTTCAACGATTTGCCCTACAGTTTGTGGAGAAATTTCTTTTCCGCATTTATAACAATGTGGAGTACCGATTCTTGCATATAAAAGACGTAAATAATCATATATTTCAGTGATTGTACCAACTGTAGAACGAGGATTCATCTTTGTAGTTTTTTGATCTATTGATATAGCAGGAGATAAGCCTTCAATATAATCAATTTCAGGCTTTTTCATTTGTCCTAAAAATTGTCTTGCATATGCAGATAATGATTCAACATATCTACGCTGTCCTTCAGCGTAAATAGTATCAAAAGCAAGAGATGACTTTCCAGAACCACTTAAACCAGTGATAACGACAAATTTATCACGAGGAATAGTTATATCTAGATTTTGAAGATTGTGCTCTCTTGCACCTTTTAAAATAATCTCTCGTTTATTTGGATCTTTATTCATAATAGTTCTCCTTAATTCCTATTAACATTATTTTCCTATTGAATCCTAATAATAACCTTAAATATAATATAATCATAAATAACAAATAATTCAGTGATATTTCTAAATATTATATGATTTAATAATATTCAAATATTGTATAATTCAATAATATTCTTAAATATTAAATAATTCTAAATATTTTATCTATAAAATCATAATCTTTATTAAATTTTAAAAAATAATAGTAGATATTGTGAAAGTATATTTTTAGTCCAATATTAAGCATAGTATTCTTATATACTCTTATATACCATTATATTAACTATTATATTGATAATTTAATATAAAAAAGCCTTTTAAAAAAAATAAACTATATTTACTTAAATGTATATAAATTATATAAATAATATACATAAGTAGAATTAATATTATATCTTACAAACAATATAAAGTTTTCTACTAATAGTTTATAATATATAAAATATAGACTCTCTGATTTTTATAATATTTTATGTTTAGTTATTTTAATCTAGTTAATTTATTTTAATTTATATTAATTTATATTAATTTATATTAATTTTATTTGTTTTTATAATCTATTAATATTGAGGTAGCATATGAACAGTAATATTATTAAATAAAAAAAAACTTAATCAAAAATAATTAAATGAATTTTATATGATTATAAAAGCTATTAAAAAATTATAAAACTTATAAAACTTATAAAATTTATAAAATTTATAAAAGTTTATTCATAAGCTATTTCTTTATTCCTTTTATTACTATCAACTGATCTCTTAATTTAGCTGCTCGTTCGAAATCTAATTCAGAAGCAGCAGTTTTCATATCTTCTTCTAAATCATTTATAAGCATTCTAAGCTCGTCTTTTGGCATTTTCTTAATATCAGTAGCTGTTTTATCATACTTTTTAATTTCTTCTTTTTTAGCTTTAAGTGACCTATAGGTTGATTTAGGTTTAATATTATGTTTTTCATTATAAGCCAGTTGAAGTTTCCGCCTTTTGTTTGTAATATCAACTGAATTTTTAATTGAATCTGTAATTTCATCAGCATACATAAATACTTGACCATCTACATTTCTTGCTGCTCTCCCAATAGTTTGAATAAGAGATGTTTCAGATCTAAGGAATCCTTCTTTATCAGCATCAAGAATACCAACAAGAGAAACTTCAGGTAAATCTAAACCTTCTCTAAGTAAATTTACACCAACAAGACAATCAAATTCTCCTCTTCTTAAATCATCAATAATCT
Proteins encoded:
- the uvrA gene encoding excinuclease ABC subunit UvrA, whose product is MNKDPNKREIILKGAREHNLQNLDITIPRDKFVVITGLSGSGKSSLAFDTIYAEGQRRYVESLSAYARQFLGQMKKPEIDYIEGLSPAISIDQKTTKMNPRSTVGTITEIYDYLRLLYARIGTPHCYKCGKEISPQTVGQIVENITEEGYDSPKVKIQVLGPIIKSRKGEHKKVFENLRNKGFVRVRVDGDIKNLEDDIKLNKNTKHTIEVVVDRLVLREDIEFQRRLADSIETALEFGEGIVNILFDKEVNSENKEYENVYSEHFACVDCGINFEELTPRMFSFNSPQGACPECNGIGSKMEMDPDLIVSNPKLSLNEGAVVPWSRSKGNKDNYYHQMLSAVAEHLGFSMDTPFKDLKKEEQNAILYGTNEKIGFNFKRRNKSYRVNRKFEGVINRMERHYLETKSNYSRSYISKFMSDHNCHVCDGKRLRPEALSVTVADKSIYDVVSMPIKDCYDFFNSIELNERELFIAKEVLKEIKERLKFLVDVGLDYITMERSSGTLSGGEAQRIRLATQIGSGLVGVLYILDEPSIGLHQRDNVKLIETLNRLKSIGNTLVVVEHDEETILSADHVVDIGPGAGEHGGKIVAQGTPSEIMDSPDSITGKYLSRKEIIPINSTRRIGNGKFISIKGAKENNLKNLDVDIPLGLFTCVTGVSGSGKSSLINQVLYKGLNGVINRKQTFAGKYDSIDGAENIDKIIIIDQTPIGRTPRSNPATYTGLFTYIRELFAETPEAKARGYKPGRFSFNVKGGRCEACSGDGIIQIEMHFLADVYVPCEVCKGKRYNDETLDIRYKGKNIYEVLEMTVEEALEFFENIPKIKKKLQTLYDVGLGYIKIGQAATTLSGGEAQRIKLAKELSKQSTGKTLYILDEPTTGLHFADIKKLLDVLGRLTDSGNSVVVIEHNLDVIKTADHIIDLGPEGGDGGGEIVATGTPEEIAKSGTYTGDFLKEILKDNITPLAKELVKENCGK
- a CDS encoding DUF368 domain-containing protein, which codes for MGSADIIPGVSGGTIALITGIYERLVHAIGKLRFSFIKPLLKLDFSEFIRLCKEEIDYELFIPLLLGIAIAMLTLSKVIGFLLDYYPEFTFAFFLGLILASSYVLYTRVVHFSPKIIIISVIGFLLSFIFVGLNPIAANHSLPILFFSGMIAICAMILPGISGAFILLLLGQYHYMLNALNTFNIVEIVTFCAGALIGILGFSKVLDYLLQHHEEITLALLIGVMVGTLRIPFDQITANIGGSLFELLICAVLIILGFALIVLLEMKFKYIE